Within Mucilaginibacter inviolabilis, the genomic segment GGGCAATCAGCAATGGTTTAACTCATTCCAGGATCCTCAACAAGAAAGAACGCGGACAATAGATATGCACCCGGTTAAAAAATTAGGCACTACTGAAGATATGGGTGCTTGGTGCGTTTTTCTTGCAAGCAGTTATGCAGCCTTTGCGTCGGGTACCACCTATCTGATAGATGGAGGTAGAAGCGCACTGATGCAGGATCATAATATCTAAAGAAAGCATGACAGATTATCTATCTAACAATTACGCAATGCAAGTTTGGAACGCTGAAGTACTCTATAAAACAGATTTGATTCTAGGAGAAGGTGCATATTGGTACGAAGGCTGGAAGAAGTTTCTGTATGTTGATATTGAAGGACGAAAAGTAGGGTGTATTGATCCGATAACAAAAGAAATAAAGGAAAAGTATGTTGGTAAAAGGGTAGGGACAGTTGTACCAGCCACTAATGGTAAATTGATAGTAGCATTGCAGGGTTCAATTGAAGAACTGGACTTTGAAACCGGAGAATTGAGGGAATTAGTAAGGATTGAGCAAGATAAGCCAAATAATCGCTCTAATGATGGTAAATGTGATGCAGCTGGCAGGTTATGGATAGGTACTATGCATGTGGATGCAAAATTGCATGAAGGTGCGTTATACAGATTTGATGGTGAGGTGAAAAAAATGCTGGATAATATCAGCATATCAAATGGGATTTGCTGGTCGGCAGATAACCGGACAATGTATTATATAGATTCATCTGATTATAATATCAAAGCCTACGATTTTAATCTGGCTTCAGGTGATATCTCTAATGAGCGGGTTATTGTTCACATAAAAGAGCCTGATCATACACCAGATGGGATGTGTATCGACAAAGAAGGAATGTTGTGGGTTGCCATATGGGGTGGCGGTTGCGTAAATCGTTATAATCCTCATTCGGGCAATTTGATTGGTTGTGTAAATGTTGATGCACCAAATGTTTCCAATTGCGCTTTTGGAGGAAATGATATGAATCTGTTGTTTATCACTACCGCCAGAGCGGACCTGAGCGATGAACAATTACAGCAATATCCCTTAAGCGGCTCCTTGTTTTGTGCCAATATAGATGTATCCGGAGCTGACACAAATTGGTTTAGTCACCAGTTTATCGTGCCAGCTACGGAGTCTTAGCTATCTTACTTATTCGCGCCTCTTGCCCATTCTTTTAATTGATCTATGACATTGGCTAACACGCCTGCTGATCCTTTAAAGGAAGCGGATCCATTAGGCTTACCATTAACACTGTACCATTCGTAAAAACCTTTGTCCTTAATGGTTCTGTTAACCATAGGTTGTAACTCTTCGTAGGCTTCTTTAATAAAACCATATCTGATGAGCTGTTGTATCATCCGTGCCCCAAACCAGGTCCAATCGCCCCCATTTTGGTAAATGTATTGTTTTGATGCGGTAGAGCCTTTGTAAATTCCTTCTGGATAAACTGGGTAAAGTGTTAATCCGATGGATGGTGCGCCAGATAATTTTACATTACGTAACATATCCTGATTAACAAGCCGTATTTCATTTTTTGATAAAATACCAGCTTCAATGGCTATAGCCGAGCCTCCGTGAAAATAAATCTTATCTTCATGGAAACTTGCAGGAAAAGGTGATTTATCAAGATAGAGGTGAGGAATAAATTTATGGTTTTTTGAGTTCCAAAGGTATTTTCGGATCGAGTTAATCGTGGTCACTTTCAACTGTCGCCAATCGTGCTGACCCTGTTCCTGATTATAAAAGCCAATCATATCATTCAAGGCAATTACCAACATGGCATTATCGTAAATATCAATTGCCCAGTGGGTGTTTTTA encodes:
- a CDS encoding SMP-30/gluconolactonase/LRE family protein; translated protein: MTDYLSNNYAMQVWNAEVLYKTDLILGEGAYWYEGWKKFLYVDIEGRKVGCIDPITKEIKEKYVGKRVGTVVPATNGKLIVALQGSIEELDFETGELRELVRIEQDKPNNRSNDGKCDAAGRLWIGTMHVDAKLHEGALYRFDGEVKKMLDNISISNGICWSADNRTMYYIDSSDYNIKAYDFNLASGDISNERVIVHIKEPDHTPDGMCIDKEGMLWVAIWGGGCVNRYNPHSGNLIGCVNVDAPNVSNCAFGGNDMNLLFITTARADLSDEQLQQYPLSGSLFCANIDVSGADTNWFSHQFIVPATES
- a CDS encoding amylo-alpha-1,6-glucosidase, coding for MKTIIIAISLIIGVSVQGYSQQDQKLAARILADKKLDTVYAKATALLSKGFNAGDGYPQVWIRDFNTFIETSCKVYNHDSIRTNLLTFLRLQQPNGEIVDGYVLKGHVTWNDPNIYTSPYDSTHVGFKNTVETDQETSLIQAIAKYIRVTGDRSILKEVIAGKTALQRLELSIAYLLKNRYSTKYHLLTGATTQDWGDVQIEGGATVDIDKNTHWAIDIYDNAMLVIALNDMIGFYNQEQGQHDWRQLKVTTINSIRKYLWNSKNHKFIPHLYLDKSPFPASFHEDKIYFHGGSAIAIEAGILSKNEIRLVNQDMLRNVKLSGAPSIGLTLYPVYPEGIYKGSTASKQYIYQNGGDWTWFGARMIQQLIRYGFIKEAYEELQPMVNRTIKDKGFYEWYSVNGKPNGSASFKGSAGVLANVIDQLKEWARGANK